The Rana temporaria chromosome 4, aRanTem1.1, whole genome shotgun sequence genome contains a region encoding:
- the PLN gene encoding cardiac phospholamban, translating into MEKVQHITRSAMRRASNIEVNPQTRQNLQELFINFSLILICLLLICIIVMLL; encoded by the coding sequence ATGGAGAAGGTCCAGCACATTACCCGCTCTGCCATGAGAAGAGCCTCAAACATTGAGGTCAACCCGCAGACCAGACAAAACTTACAGGAACTCTTTATCAACTTTTCTCTGATTCTCATCTGTCTTCTTCTCATCTGTATCATTGTGATGCTCCTCTGA